The uncultured Trichococcus sp. DNA window TCCGGAGTATCTGCAGGCGGACCAGTCCGTGCCGTTGTTGAATTAGCTGGTATCGCTGATATCACAAGCAAGTCACTTGGTTCGAACACACCTATCAACATGGTACGTGCTACAATCGATGGCTTGAAACAATTGAAAAATGCTGAAGACGTTGCGAAATTACGCGGCAAATCAGTTGAAGAATTATTAGGATAAGGAGGACTACATCATGGCAGAAGTAAAGATCACTTTAACACGCAGCTTGATCGGACGTCCTCAAAACCAAAAAGATACTTGCAAGGCTTTGGGATTGTCCAAAATCGGCAAAACTGTTGTGAAACCAGCTAACCCAGCTATCTTGGGCATGATTAACACAGTAAGCCACTTAGTAACATCAGAAGAAGTTAAATAATAAATATCAGATTGAAGGAGGTGCCAAGTTACTATGAAACTTCATGAATTAAAACCAGCTGAAGGCTCACGTAAAGAACGTAACCGTGTCGGTCGCGGATCTTCATCCGGTAATGGTAAAACATCCGGTCGTGGACATAAAGGCCAAAAAGCCCGTTCAGGCGGCGGTGTGAGACTTGGATTCGAGGGTGGACAAACTCCATTGTTCCGTCGTCTTCCAAAACGTGGATTCACGAACATCAACCGTAAGGAATATGCTGTCATCAACTTAGAAACATTAAACCGTTTCGAAGATGGTACAGAAGTTACTCCAGCTTTATTAGTTGAAACTGGTATTGTCAGAGATGAAAAATCAGGCATCAAAGTTTTGGGCAACGGAAGCGTTGAGAAAAAACTGACAGTTAAAGCTAATAAATTCTCCGAAGCAGCACAAAAAGCTATCGAAGCTGCAGGTGGGACTGTTGAGGTGATCTAATGTTTGCTCTTCTGAAAAATGCATTTCAGGCGAAGGACATTAGAAATAGAATCTTTTTTACTCTGGGTATGCTGATTGTGTTCCGTCTCGGAGCACATATTACTGTACCGGGTGTTGATGCGGGTGCCATCACAAACTTGGCATCGACGGGCTTATTCAGCCTGTTGAACACATTCGGAGGTGGAGCACTGAGCCAGTATTCCATTTTCGCAATGGGTGTTTCGCCATACATCACTTCTTCTATTGTCGTTCAATTGTTACAAATGGACATTGTTCCCAAATTTGTGGAATGGTCCAAACAGGGTGAAGTAGGTAGAAGAAAGTTAAATCAAGTCACAAGGTACTTAACCGTCATTTTGGCTTTTGTGCAATCTGTCGGTCTTTCGATCGGTTTCAACCAGCTCTCAGCTTTGGGATTGGTTAACGATCCGGGCATGACTACTTACATGATCATCGCGTTAGTGATGACAGCAGGTTCCATGCTTGTTGTTTTTATCGGAGAATCCATCTCAATGCACGGTATCGGAAACGGAACGTCGTTGATCATCTTCTCTGGTATCATCGCAAGAATCCCTACAGATCTGGTCACTTACTATAATGATCGTTTCGTTGATGCAGGATCTGATTTGACGAACAACATTTTGTTCTCGGTTGCGCTATTGTCAGCAATATTATTGGTGGTCATACTCGTTGTGTACGTTCAACAAGCTGAACGTAAAATCCCCATTCAGTATTCCAAGCGTGCTTCCGGATCTAATCAATCCGCGCATTTGCCTTTAAAAATCAATTCAGCTGGAGTCATTCCAGTAATCTTTGCCAGTTCTTTCATGATGACACCGCAGACGATCCTTGGGTTTTTCGCGGCAAGTCAAAGTGAGGCCAGCTGGTATCAAATTTTGTCAACCATCTTTAATTACCGTGAACCCATCGGTGCAACAATCTATACGGTATTGATCGTTGTCTTCACTTACTTCTATGCTTTCATTCAGATTAATCCTGAAAAAATGGCAGAGAACTTGCAAAAGCAAGGCGGCTATATTCCAAGTGTACGTCCGGGTAAAGGGACAGAAGATTACATTTCCGGCATGATTATGCGATTAAGTACGGTCGGCGCGCTATTTCTTGGACTGATTGCGCTATTGCCAATCATTGCCTCAGGTTTGTGGGATTTGCCGGACTCGCTCGCCCTTGGCGGAACCAGTCTTCTGATTGTAGTTGGTACTGCATTGGAAACGGCAAGACAAATTGAAGGTCGAATGGTTAAACGCAATTACCAAGGATTTATTCAATAGTAAGTTTGTGAGGGGGAAAGTGATTTCCTCGTCACATATTCTTACATCTTTAGGAGGCAGTAAAATGATGAACCTAATTATTATGGGTCTTCCCGGTGCTGGAAAAGGAACACAGGCTGAAAAGATCGTCGCGAAATACAATATTCCGCATATCTCTACAGGGGACATGTTCCGAGCTGCCATGAAAAATGAGACAGCCTTGGGCCTGGAAGCAAAATCATATATGGATAAAGGCGAACTTGTTCCAGATGAAGTTACCAACGGAATCGTTAAAGAGAGATTAGCAGAATCTGATACTGAAAAAGGCTTTTTGTTGGATGGTTTTCCAAGAACCCTCGTACAAGCAAAAGCACTTGAAGCTATCATGGATGAACTCGACAAAAAAATCGATGCTGTTATTAACATTGATGTGAACCCTGAAGTTTTGATGCAACGTCTGACGGGTAGAATCATTTGCCGCTCTTGCGGAGCGACTTACCACAAAACAAACAATCCTCCCAAAGTGGAAGGAACGTGCGATCGTTGTGGCGGACATGATTTCTATCAACGCGAAGATGACAAGCCTGAAACCGTAGAAAATCGCATTCAGATTAATCTTGAACAGTCTCAACCAATCATTGCATTTTACAGCGAAAAAGGATTACTACATAATGTGGATGGCGGAATCGGCATCGACAAGTTGTTTACCGAAATCCAAAAGATTATAGAATAGTTGCAAATGTCATTTGAAGTTAATCGAAAATTTCTTTTCAATCGATACTTGCTATGGTATAATCTAGCAGTTAGAGTAAAAATTGCCAAGACATGAGATTAATCAGCTCAACAGAATGTTAGGAGGTTAGCAGGCGTGGCGAAAGACGATGTCATTGAGATCGAAGGAGTTGTCGTTGAAACTTTGCCCAATGCAATGTTTAAAGTCGAACTTGAAAATGGTCACATAGTATTAGCTCACGTATCTGGTAAAATTAGAATGCATTACATCCGCATTTTGCCAGGCGATAAAGTTACGGTAGAATTATCACCGTACGATCTTACTCGTGGACGCATTACTTACCGCTTTAAATAATTGCACTCCATCACTAAATAGGAGGGAATTTAAATGAAAGTTAGAGCATCAGTAAAACCCATTTGCGAAAAATGCAAAGTCATTCGCCGCAATGGTCGTGTTATGGTGATTTGCGAAAATCCCAAACACAAACAACGCCAAGGATAATAACAAGGAGGTGCCTATAAATGGCTCGTATCGCAGGAGTAGATGTTCCGCGTGACAAACGTGTAGTTATTTCATTAACTTATATTTTTGGTATCGGATTAAACACAGCTCAAAAAGTTTTAGCAGCAGCTGAGGTTTCAGAAGATACTCGCGTTCGTGATTTAACGAATGATGAATTAGACCGTATCCGTGTTGAAGTGGATAAATTAAAGGTTGAAGGTGATCTTCGTCGTGAAGTAAACCTTAATATTAAACGATTGATTGAAATTGGATCTTACAGAGGAATGCGTCACCGTCGTGGTTTGCCTGTTCGCGGACAAAACACTAAGAACAACGCACGTACTCGTAAAGGCCCAGCTAAAGCAATTGCTGGTAAGAAAAAATAATAATTAAGTGAAGGAGGTCAAAACTTCATGGCTAAAAAAGTAGCTCGCAAACGCCGCGTGAAAAAGAATGTTGAAGCTGGTGTAGCACATATCCGCTCAACTTTTAATAATACTATTGTTATGATTACAGATGTTCATGGAAATGCTATTTCATGGTCATCAGCAGGTTCATTAGGATTCAGAGGTTCTCGTAAATCTACTCCTTATGCTGCACAAATGGCTGCAGAAGCAGCAGCTAAAGTTTCTATGGAACATGGCATGAAAACAGTTGAAGTAGCTGTTAAAGGTCCTGGTTCTGGACGTGAAGCTGCCATTCGTTCATTACAAGCTGCAGGTTTGGAAGTTACCGCAATCCGCGATGTAACGCCCGTTCCTCATAATGGATGCCGTCCACCAAAACGTCGTCGTGTTTAATTGAGAATTGTACTGTTATGTAACGAAACGCAATGGACTCACTAACATGAACTTCACGTTTTGAAAGGGGTAAATTGATAAATGATCGAAATTGAAAAACCAAGAATTGAAACGATTGAGATCAGCGAAGATGCCAAATTCGGTAAATTCGTTGTAGAACCACTAGAACGCGGTTATGGAACAACACTTGGGAACTCATTACGTCGAATTCTATTATCTTCACTTCCTGGTACAGCTGTAACAACTATCCAAATCGATGGTGTTCTACATGAATTTTCAACGATTGATGGTGTTGTCGAGGATGTTACCCAAATCATTCTGAACATCAAAAAATTAGCTTTGAAATTGTATACGGACGAAGACAAAACAATCGAGATTGACGTAAAAGGTCCAGCAGTCGTGACTGCAGCGGATATTACCCATGACAGCGATGTGGAAATCTTAAACCCTGATTTATATATCTGTACAGTTTCAGAGGGAGCACATTTTCATGTTCGCTTGGATGTAAAAAATGGCCGTGGCTATGTTCGTTCCGAATATAACAAAACGGAAGATATGCCGATCGGTGTTTTGCCAGTCGACTCCATTTATACTCCAATCAGCAAAGTGAATTATCAAGTCGAAAACACTCGCATCGGACAAAAGAATATTTATGATAAGTTAACGTTGGATGTCTGGACAGATGGTTCCATCAGCCCGGAAGAAGCAGTCAGCTTGGCTGCCAAAATTTTAACGGAACATCTGAATATTTTCGTTAACCTGACCGATGAAGCCCGCAAGGCCGAGATAATGGTTGAAAAAGAAGAAACGCATAAAGAGAAAATGTTGGAAATGACTATCGAAGAATTGGATTTATCCGTACGTTCTTATAACTGTTTGAAACGCGCAGGCATCAACACAGTCCAAGAATTGACAGACAAATCTGAAGCAGAGATGATCAAAGTACGTAATCTGGGACGCAAATCACTTGAAGAAGTGAAGAACAAGCTGAATGATCTTAATCTAGGCTTGCGTCAAGACGACTAGTACTGCACAAAGGAGGAAAACCTAGGATGGCTTACCGTAAATTAGGACGCACAAGCGCTCAAAGAAAAGCAATGCTTCGTGATTTGACTACTGATTTAATCATCAACGAACGCATCGTTACAACTGAAGCACGTGCTAAAGAAATTCGTTCAACTACTGAAAAAATGATTACTTTAGGTAAACGCGGAGATTTAGCTGCTCGTCGTTTGGCTGCAGCATACGTTCGTAACGAAGTGGCTGACGTTCGTGAAGAAGATGATAAAATCGTTGTTCAATCAGCGTTACAAAAATTATTCTCTGATATCGCACCTCGCTATGCAGAACGTCAAGGCGGATACACACGTATCTTGAAGACTGAACCTCGCCGTGGCGATGCTGCACAAATGGTTATCATTGAATTAGTATAATTCAATCGCATAAAGATGAAACGTTCACTTTTAGATGAAATAGAGTGTTATGATGATGGGATTGCTTATCGCTTCCCTAGTCTAGCTCAAGGTTCTTCCGAAGATCGCATGATCTTCGGAAGGGCATTTTTTCATCAAAAAAAGTGCTTTTTTTATCAAAAGAAACTAGAAAATGCCAATATATTTTCTAGTTTCTTTTGATATATAAATAAAAGCGTTTTATTTCCGTGCTGTGTCAAGACAGTGGATGAAAAATACGGGAGAGTAGTTTATACTTACTAAAGTAGACATTTCCTTGCCGTATTTTTCATCTTTTTTTATACCCGCTTGTCTGAGGGCGGATGATCGGATACGGACTTATAGATTCAATAAAAGAGAAAGTAGGACTGCAATCATGAATGAAATTATCGAGTTGCGCAATGTGACTTTTTCCTATTCAGAGGAAGATGCAAGGCCGGCATTGAACAACGTTTCGTTGACAATCCAGCAAGGTGAATGGATTGCCATCATCGGGCCTAATGGTTCAGGCAAGTCAACCTTGGCCAAAACGATCAACGGTCTGATAGAAGCGAACTCCGGAGAAGTGATCATCGAAGGGATAGCTTTGAATGCAGAGACGGTTTGGGACGTCCGCAAAAAAATCGGGATGGTCTTCCAGAATCCGGACAATCAGTTCGTCGGTTCGACCGTGCAGGATGACGTAGCTTTCGGTCTGGAGAATGTCGGCATTCCCCGAGAGGAAATGGTGAAGCGGGTAGCCGATGCGGTTGCGGCTGTCAATATGGCTAACTTCATGGACAAGGAACCGGCACGACTTTCGGGCGGGCAGAAGCAACGGGTGGCGATTGCCGGAATTGTGGCTTTGTCTCCTGATATCATCATCCTTGATGAGGCGACGACCATGCTGGATCCGGAAGGCCGTCATGAAGTCATCGAGACCATCCAGGAAATAAAAGAAAAAGAAAATCTGACGGTGATCTCGATCACCCATGACATTGATGAGGCTGCAAAAGCGAATCGCATCTTTGTGATGGAAGCTGGGCAATTGACACGGATCGGCACACCGGAAGAAATATTCAGTTTGGGCAAGGAAATCATCGATATCGGTTTGGATATACCGTTCCCAGAAAAACTGAAATACCAATTGAAGAGACAGGGACTGGAAGTTCCTGAAGACTATTTGACTGAGGAAGGGATGGTGAACTGGTTATGGACATTACTTTCGAAAAAGTAGGCTACTCGTACTCAGCCGGAACGCCTTTCGAAAGCCGGGCTCTTTATGATGTGAACCTGAATATCCCGGACGGCAGTTATACGGCATTGAT harbors:
- the rpmD gene encoding 50S ribosomal protein L30; amino-acid sequence: MAEVKITLTRSLIGRPQNQKDTCKALGLSKIGKTVVKPANPAILGMINTVSHLVTSEEVK
- the infA gene encoding translation initiation factor IF-1 — translated: MAKDDVIEIEGVVVETLPNAMFKVELENGHIVLAHVSGKIRMHYIRILPGDKVTVELSPYDLTRGRITYRFK
- the secY gene encoding preprotein translocase subunit SecY, giving the protein MFALLKNAFQAKDIRNRIFFTLGMLIVFRLGAHITVPGVDAGAITNLASTGLFSLLNTFGGGALSQYSIFAMGVSPYITSSIVVQLLQMDIVPKFVEWSKQGEVGRRKLNQVTRYLTVILAFVQSVGLSIGFNQLSALGLVNDPGMTTYMIIALVMTAGSMLVVFIGESISMHGIGNGTSLIIFSGIIARIPTDLVTYYNDRFVDAGSDLTNNILFSVALLSAILLVVILVVYVQQAERKIPIQYSKRASGSNQSAHLPLKINSAGVIPVIFASSFMMTPQTILGFFAASQSEASWYQILSTIFNYREPIGATIYTVLIVVFTYFYAFIQINPEKMAENLQKQGGYIPSVRPGKGTEDYISGMIMRLSTVGALFLGLIALLPIIASGLWDLPDSLALGGTSLLIVVGTALETARQIEGRMVKRNYQGFIQ
- the rplQ gene encoding 50S ribosomal protein L17, encoding MAYRKLGRTSAQRKAMLRDLTTDLIINERIVTTEARAKEIRSTTEKMITLGKRGDLAARRLAAAYVRNEVADVREEDDKIVVQSALQKLFSDIAPRYAERQGGYTRILKTEPRRGDAAQMVIIELV
- the rpmJ gene encoding 50S ribosomal protein L36 gives rise to the protein MKVRASVKPICEKCKVIRRNGRVMVICENPKHKQRQG
- a CDS encoding DNA-directed RNA polymerase subunit alpha, with amino-acid sequence MIEIEKPRIETIEISEDAKFGKFVVEPLERGYGTTLGNSLRRILLSSLPGTAVTTIQIDGVLHEFSTIDGVVEDVTQIILNIKKLALKLYTDEDKTIEIDVKGPAVVTAADITHDSDVEILNPDLYICTVSEGAHFHVRLDVKNGRGYVRSEYNKTEDMPIGVLPVDSIYTPISKVNYQVENTRIGQKNIYDKLTLDVWTDGSISPEEAVSLAAKILTEHLNIFVNLTDEARKAEIMVEKEETHKEKMLEMTIEELDLSVRSYNCLKRAGINTVQELTDKSEAEMIKVRNLGRKSLEEVKNKLNDLNLGLRQDD
- a CDS encoding energy-coupling factor ABC transporter ATP-binding protein, translated to MNEIIELRNVTFSYSEEDARPALNNVSLTIQQGEWIAIIGPNGSGKSTLAKTINGLIEANSGEVIIEGIALNAETVWDVRKKIGMVFQNPDNQFVGSTVQDDVAFGLENVGIPREEMVKRVADAVAAVNMANFMDKEPARLSGGQKQRVAIAGIVALSPDIIILDEATTMLDPEGRHEVIETIQEIKEKENLTVISITHDIDEAAKANRIFVMEAGQLTRIGTPEEIFSLGKEIIDIGLDIPFPEKLKYQLKRQGLEVPEDYLTEEGMVNWLWTLLSKK
- a CDS encoding adenylate kinase, with the translated sequence MNLIIMGLPGAGKGTQAEKIVAKYNIPHISTGDMFRAAMKNETALGLEAKSYMDKGELVPDEVTNGIVKERLAESDTEKGFLLDGFPRTLVQAKALEAIMDELDKKIDAVINIDVNPEVLMQRLTGRIICRSCGATYHKTNNPPKVEGTCDRCGGHDFYQREDDKPETVENRIQINLEQSQPIIAFYSEKGLLHNVDGGIGIDKLFTEIQKIIE
- the rplO gene encoding 50S ribosomal protein L15 — its product is MKLHELKPAEGSRKERNRVGRGSSSGNGKTSGRGHKGQKARSGGGVRLGFEGGQTPLFRRLPKRGFTNINRKEYAVINLETLNRFEDGTEVTPALLVETGIVRDEKSGIKVLGNGSVEKKLTVKANKFSEAAQKAIEAAGGTVEVI
- the rpsM gene encoding 30S ribosomal protein S13; its protein translation is MARIAGVDVPRDKRVVISLTYIFGIGLNTAQKVLAAAEVSEDTRVRDLTNDELDRIRVEVDKLKVEGDLRREVNLNIKRLIEIGSYRGMRHRRGLPVRGQNTKNNARTRKGPAKAIAGKKK
- the rpsK gene encoding 30S ribosomal protein S11, translated to MAKKVARKRRVKKNVEAGVAHIRSTFNNTIVMITDVHGNAISWSSAGSLGFRGSRKSTPYAAQMAAEAAAKVSMEHGMKTVEVAVKGPGSGREAAIRSLQAAGLEVTAIRDVTPVPHNGCRPPKRRRV